A window of Streptomyces sp. DG1A-41 contains these coding sequences:
- a CDS encoding histidine kinase: protein MKENAWTRWPSREALSHEGLSRSRCLMVWTVRALVLGVLIWRVFAESEARGWKMAAGAGGVLLAALLAWLFFRTTLQHRLWPSLASLALLQGVAVAAQMSGFKVAALVMWCGCAVSALERLPPAVALSAAGVALGSFGAVNHDEVLTSVVTGVGLALAGYTLRLDAEARGSAQRLLAQERAARAAEAETAALAERARIAREIHDVLAHSLSAQLVHLEAARLLIERGGEREQILERVVAAREMARGGLSETRQALSALRGDLTPLEEFLNQLVGTADGAEVTITGERRAMPAEASQAVRRAAQEALTNARKHAPGAKVRLRLDYNPHGVTLDVRDSGGSPGELTGTGAGYGLLGMRERAELLGGSLEAGPGEEGFVVTLKVPV from the coding sequence GTGAAGGAGAACGCCTGGACACGCTGGCCTTCCCGGGAGGCACTCAGCCACGAGGGACTCTCCCGTTCCCGGTGCCTGATGGTCTGGACGGTGAGGGCCTTGGTCCTCGGCGTACTGATCTGGCGTGTCTTCGCCGAGAGCGAGGCGCGTGGCTGGAAGATGGCGGCCGGAGCCGGAGGGGTGCTTCTGGCGGCACTGCTCGCCTGGCTGTTTTTCCGGACCACGCTCCAGCACCGGCTGTGGCCGTCGCTGGCGTCGCTCGCGCTGCTTCAGGGTGTCGCCGTCGCCGCCCAGATGTCAGGCTTCAAGGTCGCGGCCCTTGTCATGTGGTGCGGATGCGCCGTCTCGGCACTGGAGCGGCTCCCACCGGCAGTCGCCCTCAGCGCAGCAGGCGTGGCACTCGGTTCGTTCGGGGCCGTCAACCACGACGAAGTGCTGACGTCCGTGGTCACCGGCGTCGGCCTCGCCCTGGCCGGATACACGCTGCGCCTGGACGCCGAGGCCCGCGGCAGCGCCCAGCGGCTGCTCGCCCAGGAGCGGGCCGCGCGTGCGGCCGAGGCGGAGACGGCGGCGCTCGCGGAGCGGGCCCGCATAGCGCGGGAGATTCACGACGTGCTGGCGCACAGCCTGTCCGCCCAGCTCGTGCACCTGGAGGCGGCCCGGCTGCTGATCGAGCGTGGCGGGGAACGGGAGCAGATTCTCGAACGAGTGGTGGCGGCGCGGGAGATGGCGCGTGGCGGGCTCTCCGAGACGCGGCAGGCGCTCTCCGCCCTGCGCGGGGATCTGACCCCGCTGGAGGAGTTCCTGAACCAGTTGGTGGGTACGGCCGACGGCGCGGAGGTCACCATCACGGGTGAACGCAGGGCGATGCCGGCCGAGGCTTCGCAGGCTGTGCGCCGAGCGGCCCAGGAGGCTCTGACGAATGCCCGCAAGCACGCTCCGGGCGCCAAAGTGCGCCTGCGGCTCGACTACAACCCGCACGGAGTGACCCTGGATGTGCGGGACTCGGGCGGCTCGCCGGGCGAGCTGACCGGGACGGGAGCCGGGTACGGTCTGCTGGGCATGCGGGAGCGAGCCGAATTGCTGGGCGGTTCGCTCGAGGCCGGGCC
- a CDS encoding DUF1453 domain-containing protein has product MSGLVDALVIVAVAVLVIARQFRATPIDGERRWWLLPAILAVVALREPGILDAHHHTVSVVLLGAELLVGLATGAGWAWTTRIWAEPDGTVWSRSSTASVAVWVVGIGLRVGLYALGAAVGVHQDRTAVLLRMAGTLLVRTGTPAWRGQLLRPAVNSRGAYGDSMMRPAGKEHV; this is encoded by the coding sequence ATGTCCGGGCTCGTCGACGCGCTGGTGATCGTGGCCGTTGCGGTGCTGGTGATCGCCCGGCAGTTCCGCGCAACCCCCATCGACGGCGAGCGCCGCTGGTGGCTCCTGCCCGCGATCCTGGCCGTCGTCGCGCTGCGCGAGCCCGGCATACTCGACGCCCATCACCACACGGTCTCGGTGGTGCTGCTCGGCGCCGAACTGCTCGTCGGTCTGGCCACCGGGGCCGGCTGGGCCTGGACCACCCGCATATGGGCGGAGCCTGACGGCACCGTGTGGAGCAGGAGCAGCACGGCGAGCGTCGCCGTCTGGGTCGTCGGAATCGGGCTGCGCGTCGGGCTCTACGCGCTCGGTGCCGCGGTGGGCGTTCACCAGGACAGGACCGCCGTGCTGCTGAGGATGGCCGGCACCCTGCTCGTCCGGACCGGAACCCCGGCCTGGCGCGGTCAGTTGCTGCGTCCTGCCGTGAACTCGCGCGGGGCGTACGGTGACAGCATGATGCGGCCTGCGGGGAAGGAGCACGTGTGA